The Anastrepha ludens isolate Willacy chromosome 2, idAnaLude1.1, whole genome shotgun sequence genome contains a region encoding:
- the LOC128854911 gene encoding major royal jelly protein 1, protein MKHFTAAVTLLIFAAVAAGWWTVDALAESSTLQTAKQWKLFTYNFLPHAPIHDLNFYNPSNVLATGIAVTYDRIFIATPKLFSGVSSTVNVVSKAEFGDSPALQAYPDWSFSTTGRTDFNCSDLVLVSVYRMRIDSCNRLWLLDAGVSRSLEDYEITCPPKILIIDLHTDQVVRRVDFPAEILRGESLFTNLVIDEGTATAGNCDDVFAYISDTVEPGIIVYDSGRDVTWRVSHPAMYPDPDFAQSEILNDRFILMDGVVGLAFDTKLGVLYFQPLATDRLFSVTRDVLRAGPLAQNEILKVKLVGKKSSQGIALTVSPIDSSVIFSPLTETAIASWNPSSNNQVVLAHDRDRLQFVADMTTTPVEPGIVYAVSSKFHRFFLKNLHHDEVNNRVLRLTLNNDYGPSHGAFAQSYNLHAINKASNHFGSPYKTNDLDKTNVIGFGNYVYNNLHGGVKPQQPYNYETVGLINFSLRNPFTALNAGESFPPRKEQRANDQRPSFLDTLNGVGGSTSPDLRYLIPTTSSPTPHGGLHTSIPFGADYSLHRHLRNAEGQEVAEATKSTTVKQ, encoded by the exons ATGAAGCATTTTACAGCCGCCGTAACGCTCTTGATCTTCGCTGCCGTGGCTGCCGGCTGGTGGACCGTAGATGCGTTGGCTGAGTCCTCAACCTTGCAGACGGCTAAACAGTGGAAGCTGTTCACGTATAATTTCCTACCACATGCCCCCATACACGATTTAAATTTCTACAATCCATCGAATGTGCTGGCAACCGGTATTGCAGTCACCTATGACCGGATTTTCATAGCGACGCCAAAATTGTTCTCTGGCGTATCGTCGACCGTGAATGTCGTTTCGAAGGCGGAGTTCGGTGATTCACCGGCGCTGCAG GCCTACCCAGACTGGTCATTTTCGACAACCGGTCGCACAGACTTCAACTGTAGCGACTTAGTATTGGTGTCTGTATATCGCATGCGTATCGATTCATGCAATCGCTTATGGCTTCTAGATGCTGGAGTTTCACGCTCACTCGAAGACTACGAAATAACCTGTCCGCCGAAGATTTTAATTATCGACTTGCATACCGATCAAGTGGTGCGGCGTGTGGATTTCCCTGCAGAAATTCTGCGTGGCGAGTCTTTGTTTACGAATCTGGTCATCGACGAGGGAACAGCGACGGCTGGCAACTGTGACGATGTGTTTGCATATATTTCCGATACAGTAGAACCAG GCATCATCGTTTATGATAGTGGTCGTGATGTTACCTGGCGCGTATCCCATCCGGCTATGTATCCAGATCCAGATTTTGCGCAATCAGAGATTCTCAACGATCGTTTCATATTGATGGATGGCGTTGTGGGCTTAGCGTTCGACACCAAATTGGGAGTCCTATACTTCCAACCATTGGCTACTGATCG TTTATTCTCCGTCACCCGAGATGTGCTGCGTGCTGGACCGCTCGCTCAAAACGAAATACTCAAAGTGAAATTGGTCGGTAAGAAATCATCACAGGGTATCGCACTCACCGTTTCGCCCATCGACAGTAGCGTTATTTTCAGTCCACTTACTGAAACCGCAATTGCTTCATGGAATCCCAGCAGTAACAACCAAGTGGTTCTCGCCCACGACCGTGATCGCCTACAATTTGTTGCCGACATGACGACAACACCAGTTGAGCCGGGTATTGTTTATGCTGtatcatcaaaatttcatcgatttttcctaaaaaatctgCATCATGATGAAGTTAATAACCGTGTGCTCCGTTTGACATTAAACAATGACTATGGTCCATCACACGGCGCCTTCGCTCAGTCATACAATTTGCACGCAATCAACAAAGCCTCCAACCATTTCGGCAGTCCATATAAAACCAATGACTTGGACAAAACAAATGTTATTGGTTTTGGAAATTATGTCTACAATAATTTGCACGGAGGTGTGAAGCCTCAACAACCTTATAACTATGAAACCGTCGGTCTTATCAACTTCTCGTTACGGAATCCCTTTACTGCTCTTAATGCGGGGGAATCATTTCCACCGCGCAAAGAACAACGTGCGAATGATCAACGACCCTCATTCCTGGATACTTTGAATGGTGTAGGTGGTTCCACTAGCCCCGATCTTCGTTACCTCATACCAACAACGTCATCGCCGACACCACATGGCGGTCTGCACACTTCGATTCCCTTTGGTGCTGATTATAGTCTACATCGC